The Coffea eugenioides isolate CCC68of unplaced genomic scaffold, Ceug_1.0 ScVebR1_2926;HRSCAF=4050, whole genome shotgun sequence genome contains a region encoding:
- the LOC113757292 gene encoding transcription factor CSA-like, translating into MNFQHKGDGDSLQCGFQGVNSSSPPIPKVPIPMDFPWEGESDLNIRRGMIQYLIAGPSEQQVKMPWCFHLVGDHGREARREDDSRVDQETQESKKKNGGGHTKLCSRGHWRPYEDAKLKELVCQYGPQNWNLIAEKLEGRSGKSCRLRWFNQLDPRINKMAFSEEEEERLLAAHRMYGNKWAMIARLFPGRTDNAVKNHWHVIIARKQREENSVYRRRKPSSFQAYHKGFTVNTLQNSACNGSDVSTNNREESASTCTDLSLTPSSNRVSPGYFTSSVSAEKYHFLGPDLNQAASSGDERKVMKTRSAVQYCQLNNNGPIAKATVTINPSAQSDSSSELSASESVANNASTRLLLLNDKIENGIESYKLPFIDFLGVGARK; encoded by the exons atgaattttcagcacaAAGGAGATGGTGACAGCTTGCAGTGTGGCTTTCAAGGAGTGAACTCCTCATCTCCTCCAATCCCAAAAGTTCCCATTCCTATGGATTTTCCCTGGGAAGGAGAGAGTGATTTGAACATCAGAAGGGGAATGATTCAGTACTTGATTGCTGGTCCATCAGAACAGCAAGTGAAAATGCCTTGGTGTTTTCATCTAGTGGGAGATCATGGTAGGGAAGCACGGAGGGAAGATGATAGCAGAGTTgatcaagaaactcaagaaagtAAGAAAAAGAATGGTGGAGGACATACAAAACTTTGTTCCAGAGGTCATTGGAGACCTTATGAAGATGCTAAGCTGAAAGAACTAGTTTGTCAATACGGACCTCAGAACTGGAATCTGATTGCTGAGAAACTTGAAGGAAGATCAG GAAAGAGCTGCAGATTGAGATGGTTCAACCAACTGGATCCAAGAATTAACAAGATGGCTTTCagtgaagaagaagaggaacgGCTCTTGGCAGCTCACAGGATGTACGGTAACAAATGGGCTATGATTGCAAGGCTTTTTCCCGGAAGAACTGATAATGCAGTCAAGAATCACTGGCATGTCATCATCGCCAGAAAACAGAGGGAGGAAAATAGTGTATACAGGAGGAGAAAGCCCTCTAGTTTTCAAGCATACCATAAGGGATTTACAGTAAATACTCTGCAGAATAGTGCATGCAATGGTTCAGATGTTTCCACCAATAATAGGGAGGAATCTGCCTCTACTTGCACTGATCTCTCTCTAACTCCATCTTCAAACAGAGTCTCCCCTGGCTATTTCACTAGCTCTGTTTCTGCAGAAAAATACCATTTTTTGGGTCCTGATTTGAATCAAGCGG CATCATCAGGAGATGAAAGAAAAGTGATGAAAACAAGAAGTGCTGTTCAATATTGTCAGTTAAACAACAATGGGCCAATTGCAAAGGCAACAGTTACCATAAATCCATCTGCTCAGTCAGATTCAAGCTCGGAACTTTCTGCATCAGAGTCAGTAGCGAATAACGCCAGCACCAGACTCCTCCTCTTGAATGACAAAATTGAGAATGGAATTGAGAGCTACAAATTGCCATTTATTGATTTTCTTGGAGTTGGAGCCAGAAAATGA